A genomic window from Desulfovibrio legallii includes:
- a CDS encoding transposase family protein: MKDTDLYFRILGLTEPWFVEAVELDTAEGRVDIRVEHGPGVRWFCPTCGRELACRDHAEPRVWRHLDTCQFKTFLHARIPRVDCPEHGV; encoded by the coding sequence ATGAAGGATACGGACCTATATTTTCGGATTCTCGGGCTGACCGAGCCCTGGTTTGTTGAGGCTGTTGAACTGGACACGGCGGAAGGTCGGGTAGACATCCGCGTGGAGCATGGTCCTGGTGTTCGCTGGTTTTGCCCTACTTGTGGTCGAGAGCTGGCTTGCCGCGACCATGCCGAGCCTCGTGTCTGGCGCCATCTGGACACGTGCCAGTTCAAGACGTTCCTGCATGCTCGGATTCCCCGAGTGGACTGCCCCGAGCATGGCGTC